A stretch of DNA from Hydra vulgaris chromosome 03, alternate assembly HydraT2T_AEP:
TCAAGTCTTTGTCGGCGTACTTTAATTAGGAGACCGAATTAACAGTCCATtttgcaccttctaacatcgtgtgcaattCCTGTCTGCTTTCTCTATGCAATCTTTCTAACACGCttcttctgtctttcactctaagATATTTTCGTTCTTCCCAAACTCACCTTActcttggttttttttttatttttttattttttagatgccccaagaagtcctaatggtcttgtcacagagcaccgcggaagtgcatttaaccaggaagttcacgcctccttccttactgtGACGCGAAAATTGTCCAGAGCTCaattcgaacctggatctcctgcttacaaagcaagcgctctaaccacttcGCCACGGCTGCACAAATTTTCGGATTAGTCAGAAATTAGTCCGGATGAACCGAAAAAAAtactgtaaactttttttagctgCTTAGCTTCGCAACGTGAGTCTTTTGGACCTCTCCAATAACGAATAAAggataaaaatggttttaacaaactaaaaacaACGTCAAAAATAGCAATGGAAGATATACCagtataaaagttcatttttttattactgttaacTAATCTccaagaaaatttttgtttagagaTTAGTtaacaataattgaaaataaaacaaacgtGACTGTTtgctttattttcaaatttttaactgaGTAGTTAGGCTATTATGTTTACTATATTTACTTTACTAACATAAGAGGTGATAATAGAAGGTTTGTATTCACATGAAGTACATTTATTAGGTAGAGGTAAACTCAATGAATACGTATGGTCTGATAATATAGGTGATAAAACATCTGTATTAAAACTAACACTTGGAAACTCtgtgaaaatactttttttagtcAACAAAGGTTCTACAGCTTGCATTTTGCATAGAACATGGTAAAGAAGTGATTTGGTGCTTTAATAAAGTTcttcttgcttttttttgttcagGTTGATCAAACccatatttattgtttatggTTCATAACAGTtggtattttatcaacaaaatgaTCGGAGCATACTCTATCAGCAGTTCTGGATTTCCATGCACTTCCTTTCTTCTCTTCTAAGCTGACTAATCCAGTGTTctctttttaaactatttcctTTTAAACTTGGGAAACAATATATTAGGAATGGTAACTCACATCCACACTCGAATAGTATCTTCCCTTCGtgtttaaaacatgttttatttttttcatttttctcgTATATAGGAACTATTGGAACATCCTATTATAGCACTATTGACTTTCatcttgaatattttattactaatttgcaactgagaaaataaatatataccctACTAAATTCGTTCCAAGACTTTTTCTTTCTCAATATTAATAATGGCAGAACCAAGCTCGAACTGGTGTATTCAAGGGCAACAATTCATAAATTTTACGCCAAACatttgtctttcttttttttttgcctcagCATTCGCTTTTCAgcgacatttttaaaaagtattaaattgtacaaatatttacgataaatatttaacaataactaAACGTATTAACTGCAAAAACCAGACGAAATATCGTTTAAGACAAACTGAACGCGCGTAAAAACTTAGTTCGAAActagtaaatcaaaaaaaaattcttttttcaaatccaTGCTTTATGCAAGCAGAATTCTATTGGGCctagaaattctttttttgttatcttttgtAGAAGGAAAAATTACTGttacgtttttaaattttttttttattaattcagtgTTCTTATGGggaaatacaaattaaatttttgttaacttatttaactttttttggtcAAATTTTTCCATTTCCTTGTACTGTCATCGAAAATGATTAAGtgtgcaaaatttgaaaaaaattgattgagaaaaaagctttcaaaaattgatttcaaattttgtggcacacaaacatatatatatatagaaagtaaCCTTATATAAAgcatggaaaaaaaatttacttattattagtattatattattagtattatatcatgcaaataaatatttgttagttATTGTTCATAACAGGGGTAATAATATCAGAGAAAAGGCTCAAAGAAACTTTTTCCTGTGGAAAAATACACAAgcagaaaaacaaaagtttttatccTTTGcccttaaataactttttttgcagaTGTGGAATCGGTAGgcactttttatattttatctttaataaagtcCCCAACGTCTCTACCGATTTTCAGCTCTATGCAAATTATTGCAAACCTACCACtattttttcaactattttgaCTGAACTAGTTGATAGCGAATGTGTTAACTATTGCAACTCTCCATCATGCTGCAATGTAGTTTATATGCTAGAATATGTTTTTAGTAACAGTTCtggttataaaaataatcttttttaaatgtctatTTTCTTTTCAGTGGAGTTTGAAAATCCTTTCTTGCTTTCTTTTCTCAATAAacgtgttctttttttttagactatCTGCTGATCTGATTTTATGCAAGTTTACTAGCTTTTTTGAATAGGAAATggtctaaaaaattaagttttctttaaataccTTAGTAGAGCACAACAAATTTttatgaagtaaaataaaactttaacatatTGAAGTACTTCTGCTGTCATCTGGTTGCAGTCaattttttacttcaattttttttccatttctgaATGTTATTTGTAAcgggtatttttttttagaggtaTAGAACTTTGAAATGGAATAAACCATggtgtgtttttaaaaaatgacttgttattgactttatttaaaagatattgttttggcattataatttaaatatgatttcTGGCATATGACCGCCACGGCTGATTCGAACGTAATCTAATCTGGAGGTCCAATTTTCAACTACTTTTTCCAACATTTGTGGCCGCATATTGGCAATAACGCGGCGAATGTTGCCCTCCAAGTGGTCGATTGTTTCGGGCTTATTAGCGTAAACCAGCGACTTCACATATGCCCACAGAAAATAGTCAAGCGGTGTTAAGTCGCGTGATCTTCGAGGCCAATTTACGGGCCCGGATCTTGAAATTACGCGGTAACCAAACGTTTCCTTCAGTAAATCAATAGTGGCACAAGCTAAGAGACATGTTCTACCATCTTGTTAAAAACATAGCTCCTGCACATTATGGTTGCTTAATCGAGGAACGTAAAAGTCAGTAATCATGGCTCTATAGCGGTCACCATTTACTGTTACGTTCTGCCCAACATTGCTCTTAAAGACGTACGGACCAATAATTCCACCAGCCTATAAAGCACACCAAACAGTCAGTTTTTCTGGATGTAACGGTGTCTCAACACGCACTTGAAGATTGCCTTTGCTCCAAATACGGCAGTTCTGCTTATTGACGAAGCCATTTAACCAAAAGTGAGCTTCAtcgctaaataattttttttaatggaaatcgGGGTTGACGGCAATCTTATTTTGGGCCCATTCAACAAATGTACGTCTGGCTAGGTGATCGCGTGGCTTCAATTCTTGCACGAGTAGGATTTTGTAAGCACGCAAACCAAGATCTTTACGCAAAACCTTCCACAAAGTGAATGGATACAGTTCCAATTCCTGCGCATGATGCCGGATAGACTGATTCGGGTTTTCCTCTACACTACGCCTACCGCAGCAATGGCTTCTTCAGTACCGACTGTACGACGTCTCTGTGGGTGCTTATTATCATATAAAGTAAAAGTGATGCGAAAACGGTCCACAGTTAATTGAATTAATTGCTCTGATGGACGATTATGTCGACCGTAAAATAGATATAGTGCTCGATACGTATTTCAAACAGaactattgttttcaaaataaatttgcagAATTTGGAAGCGTTGTTCAGGCGTCAGTCTATTCATGTTGAAATGCCAAACCAAACTAAACACAAATCACTTGACAGCTGACAAAATGACCGCCAGTTAAAACAGTGTTGTTAACTTCAAGTTCTATACCTGTAAAAAAAGCACTCTTTACTAGATTATTACCTCCGGCTGAATTATCATCTGCCCCTATTAAAACTCAAAAGGAAGTTGCGCTTTCAGGTTAGAAGTTTTGCGCTTTCTAATGTTAAGGCGGTTTTCCACAAGTTGAAAATTGTTGCGACGCGCGGCATTTTTCGCTGCTCCACATGCGCAGAAGAATCAACAATACAGTGATAACAATTTTGCTGCGAAATAACGCGCTACGCAAATAGTTGAAAGTTTGTTGACTTTTCGCTCCTCGACTATTATTCGTTTCAAAACAAACCAATCACATtacttaaatgaaaaataatagaTAGAAATATGAAAGTAAATTCATGGAAACAGCTTTCAGTAATTTTTCATCAAGTggtataaaactttattttgctatatacaaatatatacatacatacatatatatacatacatatatatacatacacacacacacacacacacatatatatatatatatatatatatatatatatatatatatatatatatatatatatatatatatatatatatttatatatatatatatatatatatatatatatatatatatatatatatatatatatatatatatatatatatatatatatatatatatatgacgtATAAGTTTCGTCAATgcatctataattttttttttgtagatatgatatattttttaaaaccatttctGGAGAGGCAAAGTCTGTTAACGATCAGATGATCGCCTTATAGCGAAACCACACTGCCTACAATTCTCTCTCAATACCcacttgaaaatttatttttaatgctgaTGAATTCGGTCTTTTCTACCAATGTTTGCCtgacaaaagtttatatttaaaaaatgaaagtgcGTAGGAGGCAAGTATAGTAAAGTTCGTCTCACTGGGACGGCCTCAGGTGATGTTAAAGGAGAAagactttcaattttttaaattggaaaatCGAAGTCTCCGAGATGTTTTAAAGGTGTAAAAAATATTCCTTATCGCTATCGGGCCCAACCAAAAAGTTAGATGTCGGCAGAATTATTTGAGGAGTGGGTTAAAGAAATTGacctaaagtttatttttcagaaaaggAAAATTGCTTTAATTGTAGTTAATTGTTCTGCCCATCCTAACGTGCAGAAACTTGATTCGGTAGAGCTCATCTTTCTTCCACCGAATACAACTTCGATCACCCAACCTATGGATCAAGGAGTTTTCCGATCTCTTAAAACCCAATATCGCTCACTTGCAGTGATAAAGCAAATTGCTGCCTTAGAAAAAGAGTACAAGATGCTTAAGTTTCTATCTTAACTGCTATGTTTATGCTAACAAAAGCATGGAATTCCATTCCAGATCAAACCTtcataaattgtttcaaaaaatcagGAACATCATTAGAAGCAGTGAAAATGCATGCAAATGATGATAACGATCCTTTCTGAGGCTTAGATGTAGACGAGGCTGTAATGGAAAACTTAAGAGATGATCTcgaattgttaaaaacaaaattcgaTGCAGATTTTAACCTCATGGCCGACGAGTTAGTAGACATAAATTTCGATGTTTGCATTGCCAACAAATCATCAGATGAGGACATCATTGCAGAAGTTTCTGAGCATGATGCTATTAAAACTGAAGAGGAATCCGATGATGAGTGCGTTGGTGTTTCTGACAATGCTATAAAACCAAGTCTGAACGAAGCGATGCATGCTGTCACTGTACTCGAAAATTACAGTCTTTATTCTAACTTTGGAGATGATTTGACAAAGGCTCTTAAAGACATAAATCGTGTCATTGAAATGGATTTAAAAGcctcaaaaagaaaatttacaattatttacttttttttgagaatgcaaaagtttaaatcacataatatatattgtatttaagAATAAGAATCACTATTCGTTTGTTTGTTTCATTTCTATTTGTTACTTTGAccagaatatttgaaaaaaagtcaactttttatAGTTCAAAAATCTCtctaattcaaacttttttttttccctgtTAAATTCGAATTAGAGAGATTGTACCGTAATTTATtactgctctgttctttaagaacattgagcactctatttgtaaaatatatttacataatctctctctctctctctctctctctctctctctctctctctctctctttatatatatatatatatatatatatatatatatatatatatatatatatatatatatatatatatatatatatatatatatatatatatatatgtatataccaatatatgtatacataaatatatttgtaaaaaatagatTATTCATTAGTCATATAACTTTGTGTTTgatgaacattttataaattcatgcattctatatttcaatatttaatattcgTTCTACAAAAACGTTAAAGaatttgaaaagtaattttaaaaaatgtttagatcGAAGACGAGCTCTTACAAGATCTGGAGCTGGTGTGTTTTCCTTACCAAAGTGTGAATACTTTGATCAAATGGTTTTCCTTCACGAAAAAGTTCCGAAAAACCAACTGgcagtaatttaaaattgactaCAGAGTTGACAATCCTAAAAACCTGACTGAGAGTAATATAAGTTTGACTACAGAATTGACAATCCCGCCTACTATTTCTCAATCTTTTATACTTGCAGATGATTCAAGAGAAATGATGATTCAAAAGAAATGTATAGATGTGCGTATAAATAAGAAGCGAAAATCAGTTATAGAAAAATCggataacctttttttaaagcaaatgaaAGATCTTGACAATCGCTTAgttgattttttggaaaaaaaaaaaaagaaatctgtGAAATATCTTCTTTTTGTAATAGTCTTATTCCTGTGTTGCAAAGATTACCGATAAAAAAGGCAAGATAAgccaagttaaaaataaatgaacttttatttgaaatagagTTTGGAGTCGAATATGAAGACatttagaaattgtattttattagttgtatttatttttctcttaaagttaaaaaacaaaaaagtaattattgttaattaatatattatacttttatatataatatataatacttttaattttattttactcgCTTTAAGATATCTAATTGCCAATCTACTGCACCTTCTTGATTAAAGAATTCTTCAAAAGAGTCCCTTACTTTTTTTGCAGTGTCAGAGtagttatttaatatactatttataactAAGCCATTTACACTTGGCGCCTCTTTTCTCCAATTACCAAGTTGTATTCCATTCGGTCCATCCTGATCAACATAGTTTGAAGGGCAgtaactattattgttatttttattttcagtcattagaaaattatgttttttttatgcctTTGTTATTGCAATAACATTTTCAACATTAAGTATAATTGGTTTATAAAAAACACGAAATCTACTCAATGCAATACCAAAGGCATTTTCAACAACTCTTCGTGCTCTACTAAGTCTATAGTTGAAAACAAGtttatcatttaaaagatttttaaaagcataGGGTTTCATAATGTGCTTTTTGACCCAAATGCATTACCTGCAACAAAAACATAGGGCAAAATTTTTTGAGAgttattagatatttttgaatcttttggaacttttaaaatgttgctcTCTATGGCAAAATCATAATTGACTATTGTTGTAAACACTTCCATCACTTTGTCTGCCACTATCACCAATATCTACCAAAATAAAACGTACTTCGCATCAGAGACGGCCATCAATACTATTCTATGTGtctttttatagttaaaatagaTTGATCCTGATCAATCTGGAGCAAACATTTGAACATGCTTACCATCAATGGCACCAACACAATGTGTAAAGTGCCATCTTGTTTCAAATTCGTGAGCAATTTTTTCCCACTCAGTTTCAGAATTAGGCGCTTTTACGtattcttgtaaaaaattgttccaAATACCATTACAAGTTTCATAAACTATTCTACCAACAGTGGTTGGTGACATTCGATAATTAGCCGCTATTGTAGTGTGTGCATCCCCAGTTGCAAAATACCTTACTGTTATCGCAAGTCTTTCTTGTGCATAAATAGGTTTACGCATTTTcgtattagtttttgttttatcaagagcaacaatttgtaaaagtttttcaaaagttgaagGGGACattcgaaaatatttttaaaatttttaaaatttgcgcATGTGGGGGCAGCGAAAAATATCGCGCGTCGCAACATTTTTTGACTAGTAGAGAACCGCCTTTAGAAGTTTTGACTAAGAAAGACTTAAGCCTCTCTTAATCAAATTAAGAGAGGTTAAAGTCTCTCTTAATCaaataaaactgaattaatTCAGTCGGAGGTAATTCATGACTGTATATCGTTAGCCgcactttttgttgaaaaacaaaCGACGTTCaaggtattttaaatttaattttttttttttttttttgtgtcttgGTGGGATTTTGAATTTCAATAATAGTAGAGTAATAAAgacttttactaaaaaaaggaaaaactgaTGATTTTTTCACAAAAGGACTTGTACTTAGGTTTGGAAAATTAGGCATTATGGAAATGGCaccaaaataacataaaaaaacattgaaaatcaagcgtaaaaatcaaaacaaacgaTACaagaaatgaaaactttatatacaTAGTTTCTAAACAAAATTCCTAAGTACCATTTCttcaagaaaacataaataaatagttgATTTAAATAGAGGAAATGCTATACTTGCTTTTTTCACAGGGAaccttttttagaaaaagtttttttttcaaaataaaccgaccttgaagtttttaaacacTAAGAATTTAGAAATTGTGTATAAATGTTCAAAAGGTTCCCCTATTccttatccttttttttaatcttcatgtaaattttcaaacatatttGATGTGTTTTGGTACTTAAGAAATCTTACCTTCAAAAACTACCTTTGAAAAAACGTGTCCTGTggcaagtttttttatcaagagTGGCCTTAAGacataaataatacataaaagaAGCCATGTTAAACAGTACTTTCTAAATATGGTTAGAAAGTAGTTGAGTCAAACTATTTGATGCAAAAAACCTTAAGGTTCtagatttattataaataaagatatgaGAGAGTAAAGTTCATGAAACTTACGTGTTTTTTGTTGCATTCTGGAACCGTTATCTAAGCAAATACTGCAAATACAAGTACATATACTTTgcaaaaatgcaacaaaaaacatttcattttgtGAAGTGCTATTTATACttaattcaatttttctatatttgtaGAGTAATTAAATGTCAAGTAATCACAacaaaacacacacacaaaaaaaaatgagtagcctcctcgactgtagtggccccctcgggccttggggaggcgaataatctaaaaaaaaaaaaaatctattaaatgtcaattaaatgtcgcaatattttttaaatcggaCTCTAgggataattttttaaacctaaagTATTATATTAGATAGTTAATTGAATTAGAGAATTGCTAATAAATTTATTCTGCAAATTTatggtttataaatatataaagctaaattaaagtttttttaatagaatttaatataGCATGTTTGGCttttcattatttgaaataataaatgaaagtatgcatttttttaatctaatatatacatatatattaaaaaaacatgtatatatatatatatatatatatatatatatatatatatatatatatatatatatatatatatgtatatatatatgtgtgtatatatatatatatataatatcatataatataaGGAACTTATTAATGTTCATTCGAGCGTGTTTGACACAATATTCTTGGCAGCCGTTACAACAGAGGTAATGAGGAGAAAGAGTAGCAgcacttttcttttataagaaAAGTCAACataagtgtatgcaaatatctaacttacgcaaacttcaaattatgtaattttaaaaaaatactaaaacatatctagttttttagtttttctttcacttgaaaatttgATCTGttgaacttatttttgtttgataaaggctttaatatgttatatggttttaaaatttaaattagtcaaTATGCCTGCGTAGCCGAGTGGTTAGCACGCGAAGCTCAAAGGCAGAAAGTCCAGGTTCGATTCCTaccatcattttttttcttcaatttaatctttttcaatttttctaaaatacaaagtaaaatgcttttaaagaaagaagttttgttttgaaagaaagttgttttgtttttcattttaaataaaaaaaaaaaagaaaaaaaaaagcaagctgatgatttgaacttgccacGCTGCgacctttactttttttaaacagtaaaaaatatgtttttattaagaacattattaaaaatgctaattttatatttaaaataaaccattttattaaatttaaaatttttttaaatgataaaatattattaatacataataCTAAGGTAATAaggaaatttaaagttttacagcTATTTTACCCCGCCCCGTTAAACATTCTAAATCAAacaattattgttgttttagtcgaagcttttttaagcaaagttgtttataacagttataagtttaaatctttactagatttttatattataaagttagTGTACTTTcacattttaatgaaatatatattatttatccatttaagaaaatattatatcaaatttattttataaaatttatgtaatttattttatctacttaaagattttaaagtgataaaatgttgttatatttttaattattatttacacctattcctatttaagtcagtatATGTACACTTGACTGGGACTACCTAAATAAACCATAATCAACAACAATATAATGTAATGCAAccataaataaacaacaatagtgaaaaaacataaaactattttgaataaacatttaaaatttactttttatctgagttaaagttcactagccactgagggccccatgctgtagcagaagtgagatccttttcaatcTCAAATGCTCCTCCAAGCAATCAAAAAGTCTTAGCttcttatcaaaataataataaatggtactatcatcagcgaacaatgctaCCTTAGATGGGAGAATTTCTGGGAtgtcttttatataaatttaaaaaaggataGAAAAGCTGACGGTTATTTTAAACAGCCTCTCATATTTAATtccattttattgtttaaatggattaaattataaaaacatttaaaaagtatatatattgcatttttgtatagcagatatttttacaaagcatGTATTgcaggcttggttgggaagcaGGAGTGATCGCTCTCGATAACTGATCCGGggaataatatttagttgcgaaaagctggccagattttttagtcgtccAAATAGCAAACAcctatttgattttattaaaaaaagatctatCAAATAATGTGATGTAATaagaaatttagttaaatttttgtgcagcgtttctttaaaaaaagtaacaacactatGTCTAAATGTAActgcacttttttttcaagtgaaATTTTAAGCAATATGCcttaaagtcaaattttgaGCAACTTGATTACATGAaaacatgtattaaaaaaacaactatttattttacaaattattaaaattttacgaaaaactttaaaactgattaaaaaaactatacttttaaattgtattcaTATGTAACAACTTACGTtaacaattttaagttttgatttaacTCTACTTATAGAGCatttaagtaaatttgaaaattgatatatatatatatatatatatatatatatatatatatatatatatatatatatatatatatatatatatatatatatatatatatatatatatatatatatatatatatatatagggcgagttactttgtatagATGTTTATGTTTAGTGACCAGAaacttcttttatgtttatttaataattagttttaataacttcgttgattattaacaatttcattgaaaacgcaattattgttgaaagtctttttgtttacaaaatagattgtaaaaattgctttaaaagattacattagaataaaaaacagatacacaaaattacatttacttaaaaaatacatactttttaaagaaaaataagaaaaaacaataaaaattgatacataataaacattcaaaaattttaacaatataaaaaatatatatttaaaacatttatttttgtaaacaaataatgttagttttaaAGATTTGCAGCTTTGCAGATGtgactccgagaatgagccatagtattaaagtaatagttccTTTGATATACTTATAACTATTGctagaaatatatatacacaacaaattctgaataatacaatttttaaaacaattcaacaGAAAACTcaagaactttatttcgcttagtcagcaaattttttgaatcaacagaattcatttttttcgtagatttggcgggtttttagtgtttgcgaatattctttttattcttcaacACCAAGAGTTTTGagaatattcaagtttttatgtttccatgtatgcccgtaaaacaaaattttttttgcggatatatataaacttaaatgttctcaaaacgactacaaaacctggccagtttttctcatttaaatattatttccgtggtcagtattcgataGCGATCGCTCcggcttcctgaccaagcctggtattgtaatatcaaaatatgcttatttttaattagaagatGGTgaaggaaaaaaactttttattttaatgttttgatgttttagcaACATTTCTATTCAAAgtaatttgaacaaaaaatgcaATGAGGATCTACTCTATTGGACAAAAGTGAATGGAATACTAAAGATAAGAGGTAAATATGCAAAGTGGAAAATACGCATAATATATCCTTATATTATGTAAGCACCAAAAGGGAGGGGGTGTCCCAAGTTAAGTAATTTTCGTACGTGTGCGTATGGGAGGGGGGGCGGTCAAGGTTATAAAGGTTGAACAGcgcataaaaaattaaaaaagttgtcatGTTTGCAAGCATGAATGggataaaaaggacaaaaataatttaaaataagttaacattaatgtttacttatttatagaaatttaacttactaatatttaaaatttcaataagatTAACCACactttaaaacagttaaaacattgttttaatggtttcaaaattttttctatacacattatattagtaattataGTTTGGGGGGGGGTAAGACCTTCAAGCATATGTACGCTTGGGggtataaaaatgtataagttGGAACAAGGCAGGAAGGGTGTCCAATTCTGGAAATTTTTGCCTACGTAATATATGGATGGCctcatagtttaaaaaaaaatgtatcccAGGTATAGGATTGGAGGATATATAATCctccgatatatatatatatatatatatatatatatatatatatatatatatatatatatatatatatatatatatatatatatatatatatatatatatatatatatatatatatatatatatatatatatatatatagatctatCGTTTGTTGTCTTTAGGAAGAGCGGAAGGAAAAGAGTGATTCTTACGCCAACACATACGtcacttttaattacttttgactTTCGTCTAACATTTGCGTGTTGGACGAAAGTTAATaccattaatttaattacaaataaatcatttttttaaaaaaacaacaaaaacgcAAATTTAATTGaccagaatgtttttaaaaacattctgaatgtttttaacaatataaacaatgttttcatttttaatttttttaataaaatgttttctttttttttttttactgtaaatcatgcgcggagtgttgctacattgactatcttttAGCCTGACCCGCAAGggaatgttgctacatcgactgagggtttggttggggcagacagt
This window harbors:
- the LOC136078402 gene encoding uncharacterized protein LOC136078402 translates to MSPSTFEKLLQIVALDKTKTNTKMRKPIYAQERLAITVRYFATGDAHTTIAANYRMSPTTVGRIVYETCNGIWNNFLQEYVKAPNSETEWEKIAHEFETRWHFTHCVGAIDGKHVQMFAPD